One genomic window of Evansella cellulosilytica DSM 2522 includes the following:
- the nadC gene encoding carboxylating nicotinate-nucleotide diphosphorylase: protein MNKFLLREQLTRFFQEDIGFGDRTSQSIFSDETSEAIYIAKEAGVFAGETVLKEGYALLQEDIELKLMKKDGEKVEVGDVIATVTGPTVELLSTERVLLNLVQRMSGIATLTNKAQDQLKGSKTNVCDTRKTTPGLRMLEKHAVVCGGGANHRLRLDDAIMIKDNHIAQSGSITEAVRRVKEKIGHMVKIEVETESIEEVIEAVAAGADVIMLDNCSVEEATERVKDIPDHIITEVSGGITLETIADYKHSGVDYISLGALTHSVKALDISLNIKVNGGTKYDSK from the coding sequence ATGAACAAATTCTTGCTTAGAGAACAGCTCACTCGTTTTTTTCAAGAAGATATCGGATTCGGGGACCGTACGAGTCAGTCAATTTTTAGCGATGAAACTAGTGAGGCTATATATATTGCAAAAGAAGCAGGTGTATTTGCTGGGGAAACGGTATTAAAGGAAGGATATGCCCTTCTTCAAGAGGATATTGAGTTAAAGTTAATGAAAAAAGATGGAGAGAAAGTCGAGGTAGGCGATGTGATAGCAACGGTTACCGGCCCGACTGTAGAGCTCTTAAGTACGGAAAGGGTGTTACTTAATTTAGTACAGCGTATGAGTGGGATTGCTACTTTAACAAATAAGGCACAGGATCAATTAAAGGGCTCTAAAACAAATGTGTGTGATACAAGGAAAACAACCCCAGGATTACGTATGCTTGAAAAACATGCTGTAGTATGTGGCGGAGGTGCTAATCATCGCCTAAGATTAGATGATGCAATCATGATTAAAGATAATCATATTGCTCAAAGTGGTTCTATTACTGAGGCCGTAAGAAGGGTTAAAGAAAAAATAGGACATATGGTGAAAATCGAGGTAGAAACAGAATCGATCGAAGAAGTGATAGAAGCAGTAGCGGCAGGTGCTGATGTCATTATGCTCGATAATTGTTCTGTAGAAGAGGCAACGGAGAGGGTAAAAGATATACCGGATCATATTATCACAGAAGTTTCTGGTGGTATTACGTTAGAAACGATTGCTGACTACAAACACAGTGGTGTTGATTATATATCTTTAGGTGCATTGACCCATTCAGTTAAGGCGCTAGATATTAGCTTAAACATTAAAGTGAACGGGGGAACAAAATATGATAGCAAATAG